In the genome of Vicia villosa cultivar HV-30 ecotype Madison, WI linkage group LG7, Vvil1.0, whole genome shotgun sequence, one region contains:
- the LOC131618555 gene encoding uncharacterized protein LOC131618555 — translation MEPNEDTFILHGETTKKGKIKPVHIVDVPGHSRLRPKLDEYLPQAAGVVFVVDALDFLPNCRAASEYLYDLLTKGSVVKKKIPLLILCNKADKVTAHTKEFIRRQLEKEIDKLRSSRSAVSEADVTNEFTLGVPGEPFSFTQCSNKVTTADASGLTGEISQLEEFIREYVKP, via the exons ATGGAACCAAATGAAGATACTTTTATTCTTCATGGTGAAACAACAAAG AAGGGTAAGATAAAACCTGTTCATATTGTTGATGTTCCTGGACATTCTCGTCTTCGACCCAAACTGGATGAGTACTTGCCTCAAGCAGCTGGTGTAGTCTTTGTGGTCGATGCTTTGGACTTCTTACCAAATTGTCGTGCTGCCTCAGA GTACCTATATGATCTATTGACCAAGGGAAGTgttgtgaagaagaagattccTCTGCTTATTCTCTGCAACAAAGCAGACAAAGTCACTGCTCACACTAAAGAATTCATCCGCAGACAGCTCGAGAAAGAAAT TGACAAATTACGGTCATCGAGAAGTGCGGTTTCAGAAGCTGACGTTACAAATGAGTTCACTTTGGGAGTACCTGGAGAGCCATTTTCCTTTACTCAGTGCTCTAACAAAGTTACAACTGCGGATGCTTCTGGTTTAACTGGAGAGATATCTCAGCTAGAAGAGTTTATCAGAGAATATGTGAAGCCTTAG